One window of the Rhipicephalus microplus isolate Deutch F79 chromosome 2, USDA_Rmic, whole genome shotgun sequence genome contains the following:
- the LOC119170322 gene encoding very long chain fatty acid elongase 7, translated as MATSITGSFTYNATESWLPRRDPLSEGWPLTGSPLPVAIITVVYVFFVTRFGQRWMRRRKAFDLKPCILAYNFLTTLFSAFFVVCFAKLAYWDLGYTILQDLDLGVTPANLEIVRLSWWLYMFKLAELSDTVFFVLRKKNHQVSGLHVVHHVLVSWNMWLSVTYGSQSHSMFVVCLNSFVHVFMYAYYFLAALGPSVRRFLWWKKYLTMMQIVQFVLLFAHAVGTVLATGNYVRLFTWLELAEAILFFVWFVAFYDDAYKSKTQ; from the coding sequence ATGGCTACCTCCATTACAGGATCGTTCACGTACAACGCTACTGAATCCTGGCTACCCCGTCGCGACCCGCTGTCCGAAGGCTGGCCTCTCACCGGAAGTCCCCTGCCTGTAGCTATTATCACGGTGGTGTACGTCTTCTTTGTGACGAGGTTTGGCCAACGCTGGATGCGTCGCCGCAAGGCTTTTGACCTGAAGCCCTGCATCCTGGCCTACAACTTTCTGACCACGCTGTTCAGCGCCTTCTTCGTGGTCTGCTTCGCCAAGCTGGCCTACTGGGACCTGGGCTATACCATTCTGCAGGACCTGGACTTGGGCGTCACCCCAGCGAACCTCGAGATCGTGCGCCTCTCCTGGTGGCTCTACATGTTCAAGCTTGCCGAGCTGTCCGACACGGTGTTCTTTGTGCTCCGCAAGAAGAACCACCAGGTGAGCGGGCTCCACGTTGTTCACCACGTGCTCGTCTCGTGGAACATGTGGCTGTCGGTGACCTACGGCTCGCAGTCACACAGCATGTTCGTCGTGTGCCTCAACTCGTTCGTGCACGTCTTCATGTACGCCTACTACTTCCTCGCTGCACTCGGACCGTCCGTCCGTCGGTTCCTGTGGTGGAAGAAGTACCTGACCATGATGCAGATCGTGCAGTTCGTCCTGCTCTTCGCCCACGCTGTTGGGACGGTGCTCGCCACCGGCAACTACGTGCGCCTCTTCACCTGGCTCGAACTCGCCGAGGCCATATTGTTCTTCGTGTGGTTCGTCGCCTTCTACGACGACGCGTACAAGAGCAAGACGCAGTGA